The proteins below come from a single Thermopolyspora flexuosa genomic window:
- a CDS encoding helix-turn-helix transcriptional regulator, translating into MIEKQRPAWAVRLQAERENREWSRKEMARRLLQAAGYTHGSLDSLVRQIRDWEKGRHFPRDWIRAYSIAFDIDIKRLISEESPEKGLGEGDDMERRRLLQALATIGVPALAPPLDAVQSIREGVDRALGRDEGTHLDEWEERIAEYGYRYLALPPERLISELSADVYTVQQTMARIGTSDRNFPAWCGVMSMLSLLTAKVLSNLGHPGEARHWWATARTAADRSGDAKRGLCVAGEELIRALYEERPTKAVLAKIDRIRAQYPAVPCAGLASLHSARAQALVREGRVDEALAALRDVRAVFERLPDSVTKEVGSTHNWGEDRVFYTEAWVHAYAGRSQAADEAVRGALDILRTTNPRSRTQLALIQGIGHVREGDVTEGIRHARAVYENHPPEQRTAMINHLAHQVLAAVPAQRRAEPAVKEFRDLLVSVRV; encoded by the coding sequence ATGATCGAAAAGCAGCGGCCGGCGTGGGCGGTGAGGCTCCAAGCCGAGCGGGAGAACCGGGAGTGGAGCAGGAAGGAGATGGCCCGGAGGCTACTCCAGGCCGCAGGCTACACACACGGGTCGCTCGACAGCCTCGTCCGCCAGATTCGCGATTGGGAAAAGGGCAGACATTTTCCGCGTGACTGGATTCGCGCCTATTCGATAGCGTTCGATATCGACATAAAGCGCCTAATCTCCGAAGAGAGCCCGGAGAAGGGGCTCGGGGAGGGTGACGATATGGAACGGCGCAGGCTACTTCAGGCGCTTGCCACAATCGGGGTTCCCGCCCTCGCCCCGCCGCTCGACGCGGTCCAGAGCATCCGGGAGGGCGTCGACCGCGCGCTCGGCAGGGACGAGGGCACCCACCTCGACGAGTGGGAGGAGAGAATCGCCGAGTACGGCTATCGTTACCTGGCCCTACCCCCGGAGCGGCTGATCTCCGAACTCTCGGCCGACGTGTACACGGTGCAGCAGACCATGGCGCGCATCGGCACCAGCGACCGCAACTTCCCCGCATGGTGTGGAGTCATGTCGATGCTGTCCCTGCTCACCGCGAAGGTCCTGTCCAACCTCGGCCATCCGGGAGAGGCACGCCATTGGTGGGCCACCGCTCGCACAGCGGCCGATCGGTCGGGCGACGCCAAACGCGGTCTGTGCGTCGCCGGAGAAGAGCTCATCCGCGCACTCTACGAGGAACGGCCGACGAAGGCAGTGCTTGCCAAGATCGACAGGATTCGTGCGCAGTACCCGGCCGTCCCCTGCGCGGGTCTCGCGAGCCTCCATTCCGCCCGTGCGCAGGCCTTGGTGCGCGAAGGCCGCGTGGACGAGGCGCTTGCCGCCCTCCGCGACGTACGTGCGGTGTTCGAGCGGCTGCCCGACTCGGTGACCAAAGAGGTGGGGTCCACCCACAACTGGGGCGAAGACCGGGTGTTCTACACGGAGGCTTGGGTCCACGCCTATGCAGGCCGAAGCCAGGCCGCCGACGAGGCCGTCCGGGGCGCGCTGGACATCCTTCGAACGACTAACCCCCGATCGCGTACCCAACTGGCCTTGATACAAGGCATCGGGCACGTGCGTGAGGGCGATGTGACCGAAGGCATCCGGCATGCCCGGGCCGTCTACGAGAACCACCCACCCGAGCAGCGCACCGCCATGATCAACCACTTGGCTCACCAGGTCCTCGCGGCCGTTCCCGCACAGCGGCGCGCCGAGCCCGCTGTCAAGGAGTTCCGGGATCTCCTCGTCTCCGTGCGAGTGTGA